The following nucleotide sequence is from Portunus trituberculatus isolate SZX2019 chromosome 6, ASM1759143v1, whole genome shotgun sequence.
agaagaagaagaagaagaagaagaagaggaggaggaggaggaggaggactaaaaagaagaaggatgagagagagagagagagagagagagagagagagagagagagagagagagacagagagagagaaaggaacaaataggaaaaacaaaacaatatttgGCAACCTAGTTTGACCTATGACAAGTGACCTAACTGGTGACTCAACTGGTGCCAATAGTCGATGCTTGTGATGTCACGGCTCACTCACGCACTGGAGGGTAGgacgtgaccaccaccaccaccaccaccactataatcaCTTCTATGTTCTAGGAAATAGTTTTATTCATTGAGTGTTTTTGCATACGAGTataaaagctctctctctctctctctctccaaggcagATATGTTTGACAAGGTTGACAATGCAGGTTTTCTGTCACGTGAACCTGAGAAACCCTCGCGCTGCTTCACCTGTCtcagaaagtattgaaagtacAGCGCGGATGGCTTGcagaggagacacacacacacacacacacacacacacacacacacacacacacatagattgcAGCACATGGTGCAATACACCTCACCACCCCcacatagcagcagcagcagcagcagcacactcACCCATCAGCAGCAGTCCGCTGCCTGCCACAGTCCGCCTGCCCGCCCAACGTTTTCAGCGGTCCGCCTCACCCAGTGTTTacctgccaccaccgccatccaAGGGAACTCTCGGCCCCTTGGACGCCCCCTGCACCATGTCTGGCCCTTGGGACGTGCCCTACAGCCTGCCTGACAGCCGGGACACCCCCTGTAGCGTGCCCGGTCCCTTGGACGCCCCTGCATCATGTCTGGCCCCTGGGACGTACCCTGCAGCCTGCCTGATAGCCGGGACGCCCCCTACAACCTAGTGGCGTCCACCCCGCCATCCCCGCCCTGCTCCTCGCCCAGCCACTTCCTGCCGGCGGATGAGGTGAGTGGGGCGTTGCTGCCCGAGCTGTCTCTTGACACAAGTGAACCAAGTACTGTGTCAACAACCCCAGGCCCTCCCCCGCCCCTCACAACAGCCTCCCCCATGGCGCCACAGCACACCCTCGGCCATGCAAAGCCTACCCTACTCACAAGGCGTGGCTCAAGGCTCACCAGCCTCACAGGGCCTCCCGAGGTCACTTGTGCCACAGGGGTGCTCCCAGGTCTCCCCCGAGGCCCCACAGGACTGCCTCCAGTCACTTGGACCACAGGGACGCTCCTACTCACTTGGAAGTGATGCCTCAGGAGAACTGCCCGCCTGGCTGCAGGAGCTGGCCTTGTCACAGCGGCAGCCGCCTGGCCGCCCCTGCCGCAGCATCAAGCCCAAACTGCACCACATCACCCACCAGCTGGCGGACCCCCTGGAGGAGCGCAGACGCCGCGACGCCATCAGGGCCAAGACCAACCGCGACAAGAGGAAGGCACAGATGGCGGAGCTGAAGGCGAGGGTGGCAGCCTACATGGAGCAATACAATGCACTCCTAGCAGAGGTGCGCGCCCTCAGGCTCCGCAGCGctcaactcaccaccaccctccacaCCCTCAGGGAacaccacgcccaccacgcccaccgCTGACACTaccacgctgtgtgtgtgtgtgtgtgtgtgtgtgaggagtgcCAAGATGGACGCCCAAGAAACTTCGTGAGGGGAGCGGGTTCACTGGACGAGGGGGAACACAATggcgctgctcctcctcctcctcctcctcctccttctcctcctgctactactactactactactactactacacgcaCCTCCGCTGCAGATGGGCGTCCCTTGGCCAGAAGAGTTCCAGCATGAGCCACGCCCGCGCCAGAAGCACCGCAGTGTACGCCTCCACGCCCACCAGCACCAGGATCAACACGAAGCCAAACCAGCCTGCAGgagttgaaggtggtggtggtggtggtggtggtggtgaataataAGTTtcaatttgctttatttttctttagccAATACAACGAATTTCGACCGTAAAGACAATGTAAGGTGCTTTTAATAAATGTCTTTTaaaggaagagattaaaaaaaggaatacaTTTGATCAACTTTATGGTCAAGAGGTGATAAGagcaagaggaaacaagagCCAGTGGATAGAAGGTCAGGAAGGAAGAGCCACGCGCCACTAACAGCTAAACAAAGAGCTAATtcaccccttcagcaccatgacgcatttccatatccatcctggtgactatttggtgactctatacagcttcagaaactcatgtgggggtttaaatagtgaagactgtggccattaatcttctgacctttatagacccttcctaatgtcaataaaatggtctaatggtatataaatctcaaggtaaaaatgtgtcccagtactgaaagggttaaatcttTCAAGGCTTAATCTTTCGTCTTTCACAAACACAACTCACAATAAAATGTTTGCTTAGATGATAAGAGACtgagtgttggtgatgatggtgactgacacacacactcatacacacacacacacacacacacacacacacacacacacacacacactgaccacaGTATGCCACGGCGCTGGGTAGAGTGACAAGGGGCGCCACACCAAGCAGGCCGAGGATGTAAACAATGGCAGTAGACACGGGTAGACCGCCAGCACTCTCataggcctgagagagagagagagagagagagagagagagagagagagagagagagagagagagagagagagagagtgtttgtttatttaacgTGGGAAAACATATTCTTTCTCATATATCGTGTTTTTTtagtcatgatgatgatgatgatgatgatgatgatgatgataataataataataataataataataataataataataataataataataacagtaatgatgatatcaacaaaaacaaaaaaatccttcacacacacacacacacacacacacacacacacacacacacacacacacacacacacacacacactttttttccttcctaagtATATTTACCCCTTCTAtaaccctttcctctctctctctctctctctctctctctctctcgtcattaccCCACGTGTCGCTTCCTGGCACGTCACGCCGTCACGTCACGATATATATGAGTGACAGCAGTAGTTACGAAAGGGTTATCACACTGGCCTTTGGTACGCGGAACGCAGGTCACGGTTCTTGGTGCCAGACCAgaaacattatcacacacaaggTGGCGGCGCGGCTCTTGTTGTGCCAGGCAAACGACCCACCAACCAGACCAAGGCTAGTCAAAACTAACCacaacaaaaccatgccgcttacaTCTCATCCTGTGCTTCCTGCTGCCATTgtatttgcacttcctcttattgaagaaaacgaagaaaaggaaactagagaagaacAGAGACGTGCGCGACGGCAACTTGAGAGTCAGAGGTGGTTGTCTTTCCAAATAGATGAAACTTTAATATTCCAATACGAAAAATCtaggcatgttttttttttttttggtttaattaatagattttgtttatctttgtgtttatctttctattgGGACAGCATGCGGAGACGAGACCCTTGGTATGATGAAGCCTTCCCAACTTTGACCCTCGTATCTCGGGTAAGTTCTACGTAGTTACCGGATGTTcctcgttccgcgtatcataggccaatGTGATATACCCTCTTAATAGTAacataacagtagtaatagtaataatagtagtagtaatagtaacaatgaaaataaaaaaataataaaggaaggaaaagagtaaaatgtaataataaaaatacaagaaaatacagataagtaaataaataaataaatcaaatacatAACTTCACATACAAGATTACTTCAACAAAATAACTCTAAAATTCCAataaaaaatcaacaacaacaacaacaacaacaacaacaccttctGAATTAATGGTGAGCGCTCTGGGGCTTCCAGTGGGTTCCCCCGTGGCTTGTCAGGGAGGGCGGGGGGCGCGGACTGTGAGGGCGTGAGGGGGGGCGTCTCCGTGAACCTGTGAGGCGCTTTGACCCCTCTGCCGTAGTCCAGTAAGGGCGTTGACTCGTCTCTCTGTGAAGTCATGTtgaaagggtggtggtggtggtggtggtggtggcaggtttgtttgtctttccaaCGGGGACGATGCAAGTGctgatcttaatcttgatcttgctgGTGTTCCGTGTTCCTGGCAatggagaaacaagagagatgGCGATGATAATAATGTGAAGTGAGATATACAAGTGAATAGATAATGTTGAGATAAGTAAAATGATGTCtaattttgataataataatagtagagagagagagagagagagagagagagagagagagagagaatgataaatctAACTGGCTTTTGTGATATTAGAGAGAGCAAAGACAAAttacctattttcacactaactactactactactactactactactactatcataagtactctcaatcattcaccagtaCTCTGACccactccctaatgcaagagttaaccagtaccctcaatcattcaccagtactctcaatcattcacacctttctctggcacactctggaactccctgcctgcttctgtatttccatcttctacgacttgacttcataATAAGGAAGAGGTTTTAGGAcattaatccctttattttggctaactctctcggaccaaCAAGGGACTGGCAACAAAgtaggttttattttttttcgtttttattttgcccttggtcagttttccccctcttacataaaaaaaaggcagataaacatagagagagagagagagagagagagagagagagagagagagagagagagagagagagagagagaataagaaaaagaaaatgaaaacaaagacagatcgctagaaaacacacacacacacacacacacacacacacacacacatatcaaacataagcaaacagacaaaaaaaaaaaataaataaataaatagaaagaaaaacaagaataatacaaGACAAGAACAAGACTGCTACCGTACTTAGAACGCTCCGGAACACTTAAAACACTTATTATTACTACGAAAAGTATTGCAGATGGCCATGTAAGTGAGGCGAGACGTGGACAGAAAGGTTACAAGTGACGAgaccggatgagagagagagagagagagagagagtacagtagaaccatgcgtgctttggggtccgaggggtctccaagcgcacgggttcgaaatctgtccacggtccgagtgtaggttgggcttcctcactcggggcaagggtttcctagcgggtgggctttgagataggaggtgttACAataaatatcccctttagcacagaaattcccgtgaaaaaccccacgtggtacaaaagaaaataaaaaaaaaaaaacttatgcaaATGGGCGTTTAATGAGATCCATGGgtggcactgtggcactgtGGCACTCTCCGGTGACTGGTGCCCTCTAtgctggaggtgaggattgaagacctgtcaggatttaatttggtAGCAATCGTCATCAttaccagaggaagacatcttattgagtagctgtttgtttacattcactttccgccaaccagctgatactctccagtcgctatgtgtcaACGTGTTTGGACTAAAAGAgttcagtcgatacttctagcgacttgaaATTTCAGTCGCATGTTGATACGTGTGAAGAAGGGACGAGAAGTATGCAGATgtttgacctgtgtgtgtgtgtgtgtgtgtgtgtgtgtgtgtgtgtgtgtgtgtgtgtgtgtgtgtgtggagacaatccgggcttttccctcctccctcccgaaTCACCAAGCGTCACTCACTACTCCTAAGGTAATATCCCCTcgccgtggtggtgatggtggtggtggtggtggtggtggtggtggtggtggtggtggtatggaaaTGTTTATGTTGTATGTTTAAATtgatgatattctctctctctctctctctctctctctttcaacggaagctgccaccactactactaccccgACTGCTACTAGCATTACTATTGcgtctacaacaacaacaacaacaacaacaacaacaacaacaactactactactactactactatcaatatcatgcaaaaaagatgaataaataaacatcgtactctctctctctctctctctctctctctcgtgacgcaTACTGGTGGgcgggggagaagggggaggaggaaggaggggaagggttaAGGAGAGGGCTTCCGGTCAAAAGGACTATGTTCATTGtttggttgtttgtttgtttgtcttgtattttcttattctttcattcattcagtctctctctctctctctctctctctctctctctctctgtgtgtgtgtgtgtgtgtgtgtgtgtgtgtgtgtgtgtgtgtgtgtgtgtgtgtgtgtgtgtgtgtgtgtgtgtgtgtgtgtgtgtgtatgtgtgcg
It contains:
- the LOC123518211 gene encoding uncharacterized protein LOC123518211, producing MQSLPYSQGVAQGSPASQGLPRSLVPQGCSQVSPEAPQDCLQSLGPQGRSYSLGSDASGELPAWLQELALSQRQPPGRPCRSIKPKLHHITHQLADPLEERRRRDAIRAKTNRDKRKAQMAELKARVAAYMEQYNALLAEVRALRLRSAQLTTTLHTLREHHAHHAHR